The Pseudomonas asiatica genome has a segment encoding these proteins:
- the flgM gene encoding flagellar biosynthesis anti-sigma factor FlgM, translating into MVIDFSRLNNSPSVTGGVRGNTANGSAEKPAASQEAATATSASGEAVHLSQEAQQLQKISDKLRDEPVVNSARVAQLKQAIADGSYQVDAGRVASKLLDFEAQR; encoded by the coding sequence ATGGTCATCGACTTCAGTCGTTTGAATAACTCTCCGTCCGTCACGGGCGGCGTGCGCGGCAACACCGCGAACGGCAGCGCCGAAAAACCGGCAGCCAGCCAGGAAGCGGCAACCGCCACCAGCGCCAGCGGAGAAGCGGTACACCTCAGCCAAGAGGCCCAGCAGTTGCAGAAGATCAGCGACAAGCTGCGCGACGAGCCAGTGGTCAACAGTGCCCGTGTGGCCCAGTTGAAACAGGCGATCGCCGACGGCAGCTACCAGGTCGATGCCGGCCGGGTCGCCAGCAAACTGCTCGATTTCGAAGCCCAGCGCTGA